Part of the Paenibacillus sp. JNUCC32 genome is shown below.
TTCATATTTGTGTGACGTCATGGATACAATAATACCGTGAGGTGATTACGAATGAATTCATCGACAGTAAAGAATGACAGTAAAGACAAAATCGCTGTGGAGCTTACCCCGAATGAAGCCCTAGCCCTTACCGGCGTGGAGTTTAACTCCGACCAGGGAGTCAAGGCTTCGGCACGTCGCAAGATTCGGGCCGCCTTTGAGAAGACGTTTGATTTTACGTCGGAAGAAAGGTAGACTATTCACAGTTTAACTATCGCGGAACCCCAATTCCAAATATAAGAAAAAGGAACCTAAAGCCTCTGCGTTGAGCAGAGCGTAGGTTCCTTTTTCTATGGGACTCTTTACTTTTGGGATCAACTTCGTCACAATAAATGCAGTATCGGGATATCATTCTAAATTTACTTGGAAAGTTTCGGAGGTATGACATGCGTTTACGCGGAAGAAAAGGTATACGGGAAAATCTGGAGCAGCAGGAAGACCTGGTCGTTTTGGACCCCGGTCAATATAGAGGGAAGTGGGCTTCGTTATTTGGCAACGACCTTCCGATCCATGTCGAATTCGGCATGGGCAAGGGCCAATTTATAAGCCAGATGAGTTACAAGCATCAGCAAGTGAATTTCATCGGCGTCGACATGTACGACGAGCTGATTCGCCGCGCAAGCGAGAAGGGGCGCAATGTCTGGGCCCAGGAGGGAGTCGATACCCCGCCGAATCTGAAGCTGGCGCTGTTTAATATCGAGAATGTCGAAGAGGTTTTTGAGCCCGGCGAGATTGAACGGTTATATTTGAACTTCAGCGATCCGTGGCCAAAAACAAAGCATGCACGCCGTCGTCTGACGCATCCGCGCTTTCTGGACAAGTATTCCCGGATCCTGAACGAGCGGGGGGAGATCCATTTTAAGACCGATTCGGTCACGCTCTTCGAATTCTCCCTGAATGCTTTTGCCGATTATGGTCTGCAAATGACGAACATTTCGCTGGATCTGCATCGCGACGGGCTGAACGAAGAGCATGTCATGACAGAATACGAAACGAAATTCGTCGGCCAAGGCATGCAAATTCATCGCTGCGAGGCGATCGTAGGCAAGGAAGCCCTTGCTTCATACCATCAGAATCGCCTTGAAAAATACGGAAACTAACATCTACTCGTGATAGTTTCTCTCTGTGATAGCGTTTACAACTATTATAATAGAAGAAAATCTATCCATTCGGGTGATTTGCTCGCGATAAAACGCAGCAAAAAAGGTGTGCTCCTTATTCAGGAGTACACCTTTTCGTTTTCCAGCATGTCGATGATGCTGCGGGCGCTTTGCATGGGATGAAAGCG
Proteins encoded:
- the trmB gene encoding tRNA (guanosine(46)-N7)-methyltransferase TrmB, with the translated sequence MRLRGRKGIRENLEQQEDLVVLDPGQYRGKWASLFGNDLPIHVEFGMGKGQFISQMSYKHQQVNFIGVDMYDELIRRASEKGRNVWAQEGVDTPPNLKLALFNIENVEEVFEPGEIERLYLNFSDPWPKTKHARRRLTHPRFLDKYSRILNERGEIHFKTDSVTLFEFSLNAFADYGLQMTNISLDLHRDGLNEEHVMTEYETKFVGQGMQIHRCEAIVGKEALASYHQNRLEKYGN